From Mytilus edulis chromosome 9, xbMytEdul2.2, whole genome shotgun sequence, the proteins below share one genomic window:
- the LOC139488883 gene encoding uncharacterized protein, whose protein sequence is MEKTACGFCHRGQEVADICGKLHVQNVKGKKIAAHHKCLQYSATLIQYKFDSFGGFKLDKVLDEMKRGRYMRCSECKKTSKGKKNRDGLPIGGATAGCALRNCNKTFHFYCANCSNTAITKRMLIKYKEQNEQVVMYRVFCSPQHEANFRNNKSELFLPFSSKMESSSEEEEANEDEESKSGMNSSSEEEEDIDENQEEDIESETQQNNNARDRHNDKRLMDFSILTQPSPSQSKPASSNGISFSKSSKSMFTDDEDDDDDDKSEEISNLHLILGNDDDEISKPNTVKSAKRHRIVLVDSDDLNDDDEISKPNKVRSAKRHKTVPDVDSDDLNDDDEISKPNKVRSAKRHKSVPDVDNDDLTPNKLRVEAEINAVAGGSSSQKATPNLNKKSVPRTSILKDLYENSSDDEIREAPEERPRSSRRCAKNVSYNNSNQLPQSNQRNKRKHSGSDDSIVHKKKSPLKRPCISSDESEDFLSEKEVKSRNKKIRLKTNKSKLYDDSSNDTESKDCLDSQIVLKVQQETSDKLEVNVIDVEDGETSPPSVVRNLKVQLDRLDPDTIAQMTPKKDTSSIQKVVNTSSSSLKDGQDDGENSKKSETDEKTNDKSSVEKQKSVSTGQYLDLGNGASSTESETEQNIFPTCGLILTQDLECSDTLRIELMKQAVHELNIKEDKLAFWLDAFKLEHLQKEIMPHLMNDIGQILCNGGDDQSKIAKLLTSEDKLHSQLPHYSYVLSLYKSMDKAMVKSMQDNVFKQLRINLTNASKKCGCTIGKLLTVQNMNALLLIVNDKLDPRGLIRMKMLPEHTDRLFECKPSTKFNMLNKLPSKLQLDEERSKIVNFVKQEFQRNFSLKVMPSDSIFQVSDERSNVNSIATDLKNSCKEEDTAKQVLCVLPVDKNILNYSPFCKKVLGQFTWMTVEDETLRIIAIINIDETTSTIDDIISSIVVEEQELNILLAYDPKETPVSCAIVTNIPYKEEKIRVGRKVVAPEVKDSVSTPRQHLPLIKIRKEVTQVIRSSPRKNAN, encoded by the exons ATGGAGAAAACAGCATGTGGATTTTGCCACAGAGGGCAAGAGGTTGCAGATATATGTGGTAAACTTCATGTTCAGAATGTAAAAGGAAAGAAGATTGCAGCTCACCACAAGTGTTtg cAATACAGCGCAACATTGATTCAGTACAAGTTTGACAGTTTTGGTGGTTTCAAGTTGGACAAAGTATTAGATGAAATGAAAAGAGGACGGTATATG cgCTGTTCAGAATGTAAGAAGACGTCTAAAGGCAAGAAGAACAGAGATGGATTACCAATAGGAGGTGCTACTGCAGGATGTGCACTAAGAAATTGTAATAAAACATTCCATTTTTATTGTGCCAACTGCAGTAATACAGCCATAACCAAGAGAATGCTTATAAAATACAAAGAACAGAATGAACAAGTTGTTATGTATAG aGTTTTTTGTTCACCTCAGCATGAAGCTAATTTTAGGAATAACAAAT ctgAACTTTTCTTACCATTCAGTTCAAAGATGGAGTCATCTTCTGAAGAAGAGGAGGCCAACGAAGATGAAGAGAGTAAATCTGGCATGAACTCTTCTTCAGAAGAAGAAGAGGATATTGATGAAAACCAGGAAGAAGATATTGAATCTGAAACACAACAAAATAATAATGCTAGAGATCGACACAATGATAAAAGATTGATGGATTTTTCCATTTTAACTCAACCAAGTCCTTCCCAATCAAAGCCAGCAAGTAGTAATGGTATATCTTTTAGTAAATCTTCAAAGTCAATGTTCACCgatgatgaagatgatgatgacgatgacaaATCAGAAGAAATATCTAACTTACACCTTATATTGGGAAACGATGATGATGAAATCAGCAAGCCAAATACGGTTAAAAGTGCAAAACGACATAGAATTGTTCTTGTTGACAGTGATGATCTTAACGATGACGATGAAATCAGTAAGCCAAATAAGGTCAGAAGTGCAAAACGCCATAAAACTGTTCCTGATGTTGACAGTGATGATCTTAACGATGACGATGAAATCAGTAAGCCAAATAAGGTCAGAAGTGCAAAACGCCATAAATCTGTTCCTGATGTTGACAATGATGATCTTACCCCAAATAAACTAAGAGTTGAGGCAGAAATTAATGCAGTAGCAGGGGGAAGCAGTTCACAGAAAGCGACACCAAATCTGAATAAAAAGTCTGTGCCAAGAACTTCAATTTTGAAAGATCTGTATGAGAACTCTTCTGATGATGAAATAAGAGAAGCACCTGAAGAACGTCCTCGGTCATCCCGCAGATGTGCAAAAAATGTATCTTACAACAATAGCAACCAACTACCACAAAGCAATCAAAGGAACAAAAGAAAACATTCAGGCAGTGATGATTCTattgtgcataaaaagaaatcgCCATTAAAAAGGCCTTGCATCAGCAGTGATGAATCAGAAGATTTTCTCTCTGAAAAGGAAGTAAaaagtagaaataaaaaaattagactaaagacaaacaaatcaaaactttATGATGACTCATCTAATGACACTGAATCAAAAGACTGTTTAGACtctcaaattgttttaaaagttcAACAGGAAACTTCAGACAAGTTAGAGGTTAACGTTATTGATGTAGAAGATGGGGAAACAAGCCCTCCATCTGTTGTCAGAAATTTAAAAGTTCAGCTGGACAGATTAGATCCAGATACAATTGCTCAGATGACACCTAAAAAAGACACATCTTCCATCCAAAAGGTTGTGAATACAAGTAGTTCATCTTTGAAAGATGGTCAAGATGATGGAGAAAACTCTAAGAAGAGTGAAACTGATGAGAAGACAAATGATAAAAGTAGTGTTGAAAAGCAGAAATCTGTATCAACTGGGCAATATTTAGACCTTGGCAATGGCGCTTCTAGTACAGAATCAGAAACAGAGCAAAACATATTCCCCA cttGTGGATTAATTTTGACTCAGGATTTGGAATGTAGTGACACACTAAGAATAGAACTGATGAAACAAGCAGTGCATGAGTTAAATATAAAGGAAGACAAGCTGGCTTTCTGGTTAGATGCTTTCAAGTTAGAACACCTTCAGAAGGAAATAATGCCTCATCTGATGAATGACATCGGTCAGATATTATG CAATGGAGGAGATGACCAGAGCAAGATTGCTAAGCTTCTGACTAGTGAAGATAAACTCCATAGCCAGCTTCCTCATTACAGCTATGTTCTCAGTCTATATAAATCTATGGATAAAGCCATGGTCAAGAGTATGCAGGACAATGTGTTTAAACAACTCAGGATAAATTTAACTAATGCTTCCAAGAAATGTGGTTGTACAATTGGCAAATTGTTAACGGTTCAGAATATGAATGCTCTTCTGTTGATAGTCAATGATAAACTTGATCCAAGAGGATTAATTAGAATGAAAATGTTGCCAGAACATACAGATAGACTTTTTGAATGTAAACCATCGACTAAGTTTAATATGTTGAATAAGTTGCCTTCGAAACTACAGCTAGATGAGGAAAGATccaaaattgtaaattttgttaaaCAGGAGTTTCAGCGCAATTTTTCGTTGAAAGTCATGCCATCAGATAGTATATTTCAGGTCTCAGATGAGAGATCAAATGTAAATTCAATAGCAACTGATTTGAAAAACTCCTGCAAGGAGGAAGATACAGCAAAACAAGTACTTTGTGTTCTTCCAGTGGATAAAAATATACTCAATTATTCCCCTTTTTGTAAGAAGGTGCTTGGACAATTTACATGGATGACTGTTGAAGATGAAACACTTAGGATCATTgccattataaatattgatgaaaCAACATCAACGATTGATGATATTATAAGTTCTATTGTTGTAGAAGAACAAGAGCTGAACATTCTGTTAGCATATGATCCAAAGGAAACACCTGTATCATGTGCCATAGTAACTAATATTCCTTACAAAG AAGAAAAGATTCGGGTTGGAAGAAAAGTTGTAGCTCCTGAAGTAAAAGATTCTGTCAGTACACCAAGGCAACATTTACCTCTTATCAAAATTAGAAAAGAGGTCACTCAGGTTATACGATCCTCCCCTAGAAAGAATGCAAACTAA